TAACAAGCGCACCTTAACATACGTGTCACTCGATCCGGCTCGGGCATATCTGATCGACACGACCATCATCCGGTAGCCGCCTCCCGGGTGGCCGCGAGGCGTTCCGGCCGCCGCTCCGGCGCTTCCCCGGGGGCGCCGGAGCGGTCGGGGACTTCCCTCGGCTCCGCGTGCCACTCTCCCAAAAGGGGGTGGAAATGCGCGGGCTGACCTACGTGGCGCTGTTGCTCGCGGTCTACTACGTCTTCGCCCGCCTGCAGGCATGGATCCAATACCTCCTGATCCTGCGGGTGGTGCGGATGGTACGGGAGATTATCCCGTAGCAAAGCCAGGAGGCGAAGCCCCGTAGCGGCCACTCCGGCCGGCGGGAAGTAAAAAAGAGGAGGGCAAGATGAAATGAACCAGGTGACCGCGATTTGTGAGGTTATCAAGATCTGGTTTTACAACAGCGACGTGAAGGTCCGCGTGCGGATGAGAAGGCCATCGTTTATCAGCCCCAAAGAGGAGGGACCGTTCGACTTCGTGACTATCGTTTTTCCCGGTGCTCGCAGGATGGGGCTTAAGCTCCAGCCGGGGCAAAGGATCTGGGTCGCTGGAGTGCTTGTGTCGCGGGATATGGATCAGCCCGTGGAGGAGGTGCTCGGTGGGGAGATTCCGGAGCAGCTCAGAGGACGGAAGATACGCTTCAACTTCAATGAGATCGTTGTCTTGAACTGGCAGTCCATAAGCGAGTAGCGCTTCGCCTTTCCATCCCCCGTCTCCCGCGTGATACCGCCAGTGTTCCACGCTGGCGGTGATGGTTTCCACCCGCGTCCCCCGTGTGGAGGCGCGGGCTTTTTGTTTCATCGCCCGGGCGGACGGCGCCGCGCCGGGTTCGAGCCCCGGACGGGCGACTGGGCGCTCGCCCTAAGCTCGCACCTTAACAAGCGATGGGCGTGTGCTCGTGTCATGTTGACCTCCCTGGGCGGGGAGGGGCTCGCCCCCTCCCCACTGCCGACGGAGCCGGTCGGTAGAGGGGAGGGGGTGAAGTCCCCTGAAATCTCAGCTCAGGGAGGTATGCCATGTCTGTCAAGTCCATCGTGTCCGATGAGGCCCGTCAGAAGGCCATCGAGGAACGCCGGAAGCGGGCCGAGGAGGCCCTGCGCTCTGGTCAATACCGTGTGGAGCGTGTCGAGAAGGGGAGGTGGCAAGTGATCAACGGTGACGGTGCGACTTACACCGTCGCCGTTGAGGCCACGGAGGACGGGAAGCGGAAGGCCACTTGCACATGCCCGGATTTCCGCCAGAGGGGTCTGGGCACATGCAAGCATGTGGAGATGGTGAGGCTGTTCGTTAAGAATGGTCAGCCTGCCACCGCGGCCCCTACCTCCCCGCGGGCTGCCCCGGCCAAGCCGGCCAGCCCGGCCGCGAGCGCGTCTGCCAAGCCCACCCAGCCCGCGTCCGCCGCGCAGCCGGCCAAGGCTGCCACGGAGGCCCAGGCCCAACCCAACGTCACCCAGACCGCTCTGGATTCCCAGGTCTCCACTCAGGAGGACCCGGGTGAACTTCTGATCGGATGGGGCAAATATAAGGGAATGCGGTTGCGTGAGGTGCCTCGTGGGTTTGTGGCCTGGGCGGCATTCAAAATGGAGGTGCGGTCCGAAGAGGATCGCCGCCTCCAGGCGGCGGCCCGCGCCTTGCTCGACCGCCAGAAGGCCGAGAGGCCGAAGGCGGCCAAGAGCAAGGCGGGCTCCGATCCCGTCGCCACGTTCATCGCGGCCGCAGCTTTGGAGATCTACCGGGAGCTGGCTCAGGCCCAGACGAAGGGCTTGAGCCTGGATGATCCGGTGGCGCGGCGGGGGATCGAGATGCGGTTTACGGCTGTCCAATTCATCGCTGATAAGATCCGCGAGCTTGTGGGGTAGCGCCCACAGAAAAGCCAGGAGGCCGTAAGACCCCTGGCTTTCATTTCCCCAAAAGAAGGCCAAGGCTTAAAGCCTTGGCCTTCTTTGTTTTCCCTCGACCAGGCATTTCCAGAGGTCCTCAAGATTGGCAAGATAATTTCGCAATCCAAGGACCCTTGGATCCTTGACAGGCCCTCCGGATCCCCCTATAATGGCCGGAGAAAGCCCCGGAAACCCCTTCCGGAATTCAGGAGATAAGAAAAATGGGCCCCGAGATCCACCCGTCCATCACCGCTTTTCTGGCCGAGCTGGAGCGGCGGGGACGCAGCCCCCGCACCGTGAAGGGCTACCGCGAGGACCTGCAGGCCTTCGCCCGGTGGATTCAAGACACCTTTGGCGAGCCCTTCGAGCCCCGCGCCGTGCTCCCCGCCGACGTCCGCGACTACCGGGCCTTCCTGCTGGCCCGCTTCCGCCCCGCCACCGTCAACCGCCGCCTGATCGCCCTGCGGGCCTTCTTCCGCTGGCTGAAGGCTCGGGGGGAGAGCCCGGAGGATCCCACGGAAGGCCTTCCCCTGGCCCGGGAGGTCCGCCCGGCGCCGAAGGCCCTCACGCCCCAGGAGCTGCGGCGGCTGCTGCGGGCCGCGCATCGGGGCGGGAATCCCCTGCACATCGCGGTGCTGACCATGCTGGCCTTCGCCGGCTTGCGCGTGGGGGAGGTGTGCGAGCTGCGCCTTTCGGACGTGCAGCTGACCCCGCGCTCCG
The genomic region above belongs to Armatimonadota bacterium and contains:
- a CDS encoding SWIM zinc finger family protein, translated to MSVKSIVSDEARQKAIEERRKRAEEALRSGQYRVERVEKGRWQVINGDGATYTVAVEATEDGKRKATCTCPDFRQRGLGTCKHVEMVRLFVKNGQPATAAPTSPRAAPAKPASPAASASAKPTQPASAAQPAKAATEAQAQPNVTQTALDSQVSTQEDPGELLIGWGKYKGMRLREVPRGFVAWAAFKMEVRSEEDRRLQAAARALLDRQKAERPKAAKSKAGSDPVATFIAAAALEIYRELAQAQTKGLSLDDPVARRGIEMRFTAVQFIADKIRELVG
- a CDS encoding site-specific integrase; translated protein: MGPEIHPSITAFLAELERRGRSPRTVKGYREDLQAFARWIQDTFGEPFEPRAVLPADVRDYRAFLLARFRPATVNRRLIALRAFFRWLKARGESPEDPTEGLPLAREVRPAPKALTPQELRRLLRAAHRGGNPLHIAVLTMLAFAGLRVGEVCELRLSDVQLTPRS